A single genomic interval of Trueperaceae bacterium harbors:
- a CDS encoding M24 family metallopeptidase, with protein MTDATLAHVRDELRRADLDAWLIYDFRGTNPIARRVLDLDAGLLSRRIFALVPREGVPRLLVSRLEIGSLRAPAFNVRAYGGRAELERELRALLPAGGRVAMEFSPRADLPYVSHVDAGTVQWLGALLAETGGTLHGSADLLQSFAAWTPAQVAAHREAADAVMEVLEGAWAAIDARLAAGETVRETEVQAHVADAFDARGLTYAHRAIVGFGPNGGDPHYVPRPGEDRALAPGDPILIDLFARRPEAGAPYADVTWMGVYGAPDPAFVAAWEAVRDAREVGVATLRAAFAEGRPIQGWEVDRAVRTHLTDAGFGEAFVHRTGHSLGSEHTHGDAVHFDDFETFDTREVRPDLGLTIEPGVYLPAFGVRSELDVLITDAGVEVTTGRQTDLRVVGG; from the coding sequence ATGACCGACGCCACCCTCGCCCACGTCCGCGACGAACTCCGGCGCGCCGACCTCGACGCCTGGTTGATCTACGACTTCCGCGGCACGAACCCGATCGCGCGCCGCGTGCTGGACCTCGACGCGGGCCTCCTCAGTCGACGCATCTTCGCCCTCGTCCCGCGCGAGGGCGTCCCCCGCCTCCTCGTCAGCCGCCTCGAGATCGGGTCGCTCCGCGCGCCCGCCTTCAATGTGCGGGCGTACGGCGGCCGCGCGGAGCTCGAACGCGAATTGCGCGCCCTCCTGCCGGCCGGGGGGCGCGTCGCGATGGAGTTCAGCCCGCGCGCGGACCTGCCCTACGTCTCCCACGTCGACGCCGGCACCGTGCAGTGGCTCGGGGCGCTCCTCGCCGAGACCGGCGGGACGCTGCACGGCTCCGCCGACCTGCTGCAGAGCTTCGCCGCCTGGACGCCCGCGCAGGTGGCGGCGCACCGCGAAGCGGCGGACGCCGTCATGGAGGTCCTCGAGGGGGCCTGGGCCGCGATCGACGCGCGGCTCGCGGCGGGGGAGACGGTCCGCGAGACCGAGGTCCAGGCCCACGTCGCCGACGCGTTCGACGCGCGCGGCCTCACGTACGCGCACCGCGCGATCGTGGGGTTCGGACCGAACGGCGGCGACCCGCACTACGTCCCGCGGCCCGGCGAGGACCGCGCCCTCGCGCCGGGCGACCCGATCCTCATCGACCTGTTCGCCCGCCGGCCGGAGGCCGGCGCACCGTACGCCGACGTCACCTGGATGGGCGTGTACGGGGCGCCCGACCCGGCGTTCGTGGCGGCCTGGGAGGCGGTGCGCGACGCCCGCGAGGTGGGCGTCGCGACCCTTCGGGCGGCGTTCGCCGAGGGCCGCCCGATCCAGGGGTGGGAGGTGGACCGCGCCGTCCGCACCCACCTCACCGACGCGGGGTTCGGCGAGGCGTTCGTGCACCGGACCGGGCATTCGCTCGGGTCGGAGCACACGCACGGCGACGCGGTGCATTTCGACGACTTCGAGACGTTCGATACGCGCGAGGTCCGACCCGACCTGGGCCTCACGATCGAGCCCGGCGTCTACCTGCCCGCGTTCGGGGTCCGCAGCGAGCTCGACGTGCTGATCACCGACGCCGGCGTTGAGGTGACCACCGGTCGACAGACCGACCTGCGCGTCGTCGGGGGCTGA
- the hisG gene encoding ATP phosphoribosyltransferase — MPDAGRPLVVALPKGRVLHEALAALRAAGLDLRVEGGERVLRHEGPSGTVLLMRNADVPTFVGLGVADAGVVGKDVLMEADAAVYEPVDLGFARCRMSLVRPAGAHGPIRRVASKYPRVTARYLAEVGSDAEIVALKGNVELAALTGLADAVVDVVQTGATLEANDLAEVDVLFTSTARFVVNRAALKVRSAEMKPLIARLRSGA; from the coding sequence ATGCCTGACGCCGGACGTCCCCTCGTCGTCGCGCTCCCCAAGGGCCGCGTCCTGCACGAGGCGCTCGCCGCGTTGCGCGCCGCCGGCCTCGACCTCCGCGTCGAGGGGGGCGAGCGGGTGTTGCGGCACGAGGGCCCGAGCGGGACGGTCCTCCTCATGCGCAACGCCGACGTCCCGACCTTCGTCGGGCTGGGCGTGGCGGACGCCGGCGTCGTCGGCAAGGACGTGCTGATGGAGGCCGACGCGGCGGTGTACGAGCCGGTCGACCTCGGCTTCGCCCGCTGCCGCATGTCGCTCGTGCGGCCCGCCGGCGCGCACGGCCCGATCCGTCGCGTGGCCAGCAAGTACCCCCGCGTCACCGCCCGCTACCTCGCCGAGGTGGGCAGCGACGCGGAGATCGTTGCGCTCAAGGGCAACGTCGAGCTGGCCGCCCTCACCGGCCTCGCCGACGCCGTCGTCGACGTCGTGCAGACCGGCGCGACCCTCGAAGCGAACGACCTGGCCGAGGTCGACGTGCTGTTCACGTCCACCGCCCGCTTCGTCGTCAACCGCGCGGCGCTCAAGGTCCGCTCCGCGGAGATGAAACCGCTGATCGCCCGGTTACGCTCCGGCGCATGA